A window of the Syntrophorhabdaceae bacterium genome harbors these coding sequences:
- a CDS encoding P-II family nitrogen regulator gives MKKIEAIIRPAKVGDVYTALEKAGCPGLMFSEIEGQGKQKGIEQEFRGKKYKTALLTKAKLEIVVDDPDVDKIVRAICEAGTTGTAGDGRIFIYDITETVRVSTGQRESTIG, from the coding sequence ATGAAAAAGATCGAAGCAATAATTCGTCCCGCGAAGGTAGGAGACGTATATACAGCCCTGGAAAAGGCGGGCTGTCCAGGTCTTATGTTCAGCGAGATTGAAGGCCAGGGAAAGCAAAAGGGCATCGAGCAGGAGTTTCGCGGAAAGAAATACAAGACCGCTTTGCTCACCAAAGCAAAGCTTGAAATTGTAGTCGATGATCCTGATGTTGACAAGATCGTACGGGCCATATGCGAGGCCGGTACAACGGGGACGGCAGGAGACGGGAGGATCTTCATATACGACATTACCGAAACCGTTCGGGTGAGCACCGGACAGAGAGAAAGTACCATCGGATAA
- a CDS encoding P-II family nitrogen regulator, producing the protein MKKIEVVIASFKVNDVKRALTRIGITKMTVSKMRWLGGQAGYCRGGKYESKWAPAFLSKTKIDLDVAEKDLERVLGAIEESAEGTVYGDDKVFVYSLDDIIELRGQAKSAATI; encoded by the coding sequence ATGAAAAAGATCGAGGTAGTCATTGCTTCGTTTAAGGTCAATGATGTAAAGAGGGCACTCACAAGGATAGGTATCACTAAAATGACAGTATCAAAGATGCGCTGGTTGGGCGGTCAGGCTGGGTACTGCAGAGGTGGTAAGTATGAAAGCAAGTGGGCACCGGCGTTCCTCTCCAAGACAAAGATTGACCTGGATGTGGCCGAAAAGGACCTGGAAAGGGTGTTAGGCGCAATAGAGGAGAGCGCGGAGGGCACCGTGTATGGAGACGATAAGGTTTTCGTTTATTCCCTTGATGACATCATAGAGCTTCGGGGACAAGCAAAAAGTGCAGCAACTATCTGA